TTCCAGCGCGCCACCACTGCGTCGAGGGCGGCCTTGGCTTCACCATAGGCACCATCGCCGCCGAAGCGACCACGGTTCGGTGAACCAGGCAACACCACATGCAAACGATGCTGCAGATTATTGTCCACGCCAAGTGCTGACATCCCTGCGATGAGTCGCTCCACCGACCACAGAAGCAGACGCATTTGGGTCTCGGACGCAGGACCGGCGTCGGCAAGCGAGCCCGAAACCGTAGGCGCCGCGAACGGGAATAGCAGCGTCGGTGACAGCGCGGGCTTGGTCACAACCACTTCCGCACCAATCGTTGTAGTCTGTTCGGTTCCAATCCAGTCGATAAGGGAATCCAAGTCCTGGAAGCTGGACAAGTTCGCCGGTACCACCCACAGCTTCGCCTCGCCCTGCGCATTCACGCGATAGAGCTGCTTGTAGAAGCTCAGGCGTTCGCGTCCAAGGCGTGAAGTGGTAACAACAACGGTTGCACCCTGAGACAGCAGCTGTGCAGTTACGGCGGAACCAATCGAATTTGGCGATGCGCCGGTAACAACTGCAATGTCGGAGCTCATCGGCAGTTCGTCCACATTCGTGATGACCTCGTCCGCCAACTGGCGGTAGATACTCGCCAACTGTGTCCGCCCTGCCTCGTCTGCCTTGGCAGCCCACCACTGTGCCTGCTCAACTGCGGTTTCATGGATACTGCCCGGCGCGGTGCCAGCCACATGCCCATCAGCGGCTACCCATAGGCGCGCAAGGTCATCGCGGGAGGTGGCCCAGCGGTCGTCGAGAAGCACTGCCTTGGTGGGCGTAAACGTCGGGGTGACCAGCTTCGGCCAGTCCGCGCCGAGTTCAGCGGTGACAAGATTTACCAGGTTGCTGTCGGCGTCTTCGGCATCGAAGTCAATGTCATCGGTAATCTCGTGGCCGAGTTGCTCCAGAATCGTGCGTGCCGCGGTAGCAAGAATGCCTCGCTGACCTGTCAGTTTATCTGCAAACTCAGTGAGTGCAGCCGAGTCGACCACCCCAGCACCACTGTCACTTGCCGACGGCTTAGCGACAGCTACACCTCGCTGCGTGGCGACCGCAAGGATCGCTTCATCGATCAGCTGGTTGAGTTCAGCAGTATTGGTTGGGGCGGCCGGAGCCAGATGCGCAAGATCGCCGCCGCGCAGGGATGCGCCCTCACGAGTACCGAGCATCACCTCAGCACTGACTGCGGTTGCCCACCCCTTGCCAAGCTGCCATTCACCCAGCACATAATCATCGAGGTAATTCGCGCCTGCACCGGCAGGACCGGTAATCCGGCGAATACCGTCGGCAATGGCTTCGGAGAGAATCGGACCGAATGCCGAATACGCACTGGCCAAGCTATCAATTTTGTCCTTTAGATCCGCCAGTTCCGCATCTGCTGCCCCCTCGATTGAACCGAGGTCGAATTCCACTCCGAGATCGAGCAGCAGTTGATTGCGTCGAGATGAGACTCCATCGACCAGAGTCTCGATGGAGTCAGCGGCACCGAGCTGGTCGGGGCGTACCTTCGTCCATTGGCAAATAAGAACTTCCAGCGCTTGTGCCGGGCTGACGGCAATATCAGCAACTTCGGTAGCCGGAGTGGCAGCACTCGTGATCGTAGTGGACTGTTCGGTCGCCGCGGATTGGTCGGGGGATACCGTCGGCGCCGCTGCTCCCGCTTCTCCTGTTTCTCCCGCTGCTCCTGATTCTCCAGATAGAGCCTGCGCCGAGTCCTGCTCCGTTGTCACCTCCGACTCGGGCTCAGTCTTTTCCGGCTGAATTTGGTCGCGCATAAACACTGCATCAGCATCACGTTCGAGATTGAGTACTCGAATGTCGCGGCTTCGGTGGCGGGGCAACTGGCAGGTACGAGCGGCCAGGTTTGCCAGTGTGGGCGCTGTGCCTACACCGACTTCAACAATGCGGCTGACACCGAGATCCTCAAGCAACAGATCCTGCGTTTCAATCCACCTCACCGGTGAGCAGAATTGCCAGGCCAGCAACTCGACCAGCAACATGCGGGCCAGGCGCGCCGGGTTTTCAGCGGCAGAGTCGAAATCGGCAAGGATGTTTTCCAGAATGTCTGAGTCGACAACTGCAGCCATCTGGCGGACGAACTTCTCAGTCAGCTCAAAAGAGGTCGCAGTGAGATTCGGGATATAGCGTCCCACCAGGAGTTCTGGAGCGATTTCCGCTGGCAGCAGCCGCTCCAGGTGTTTACGGAAGGAATCCACACCGTCGCGTAGGACACTGGAGTGGAATGGCACGTCAATACCTGGGATACGCACGTATCCCTTGCCGTCCGAGCTGCGGCGCTCGCACTGTTCAGCCAGTGCTGCAAGCCCCGCGACGGTGCCGGCGACGGCGTACTGCTTGCCTGCCAGGTTGAGATTTACGACTTCGAGGAACTCACCGATTTCCTGCGACAACCGATTAACAAACTCGGTGACCTCGTCCTCGCCTACGCCAATCTTGTCCGGACGCAGGGCGCACAAACCATAGTTGGACCTCCCCTGCTCATCACGTTCGACCAGTTCATGCATGGTCAAACCGCGGCGGTAGACAACCTCTAACACGGCGTCTGCGTCAAGCGCCCCAGCGAGAGCCGCCAGCGCGTTGTACTCACCGACAGAGTGTCCCGCAAAGTGAGCTGTTTCATCCAGCAGCCCTGCTTCACGGAGCTCCGCAACCTGTGCCAGCCCCAACGTCGCCATCGCAACCTGGGTGAACTGGGTCAGATTCAGAACACCCTCTGGGTGGAAGTAGCGCACACCATCCACGACCACCTCTACCGGGTTGTCCCGGACAATAGCCAGTACGGAAAAGCCAAGCTTCTCTCGGGTCATCGCATCAGCCTGGTCCCACACGCGGCGGGCCGCTACGCTGCGAGTCCGAGCAGACAGCCCCATCCCCTGTGATTGAATCCCCTGACCAGGGAAGACATATGCGGTCTTCGGTGCGGCGATTACAGCAGTGGCGGTCAATACCAGCTCGCCATCTACTGTGGCCGTGACTTCGCGGACTTCACCGGCGCCTGGGCGGTCATCAAAACCACGGCGTTCGACAGAGAATTTCACTTCCTGTCCAGGCAGAACCGGACTCAGCATAGTCGCAGTGAACTCAATCACCCGGTTGCCAATGCCGGCATCCGACGTGGCGACAGCCGCATGCTCAGCCATCGCCGACAGCCACATTCCATGGACAATAACCCCTGGTAGACCAGCTAGCGCTGCTGCACGGGAATCGACGTGGATAGGATTGCGATCGCCCGTGACACAGCTAAATGGCTCCATCGCCTTAGGCGCTTCCACGGTCAACGCACCGCGGAAACTCCGTGGCGTATCCGTGACCGTTGGAAATGGCACAGTGTTGGTCCGTGCTGTCTCGCCGCCGTTTCGGCCACGAATGGCAAAGCATTCACTCAAGGTGGCGAGCAGCGTATCGCCATCACGAACCTCCGCGCGCACCACAACTAGTCGCCCTAAGTCCGTATCAACGATCTCGTCGACACGCGCACTAATCCGCAACGTTGTGGTTTTCTGCGGTAGAGCTCCAATCATACGAATGTGATGCTCAAGGTGAACAAGCGCGAGCATGCCCTCAACAACATCAATGCCGGTCTCAGTACGCGCCTGCGCGACTGCCGCAAAAATCGCTGGCCAAGCATGCCCAACCAACGCGTCCGGCACCGCCGCCTGTGACTCATCGCCGGCAGCTGCAATAGTGACCGCATCGTAGTCAGCCATCGCCATCGGATCCCACACGGATTCCCACTCCGCGACCCCATCGACGACGTTTGCAAGCTCACCGCCAGCTGCGATTCGCGTCAGCTCCCGCATCGCGGCCGCCGCATCCTCATGCTTAACGACGGGCACTGCGCCCACCGCTGCACTCTGACACAGGCGAATTCGCAGTTTCGTATTCTCACCCGCAGCATCGGGTAGCGGAACCGTCAGCTGTGCCCATACGAGGTCCTCCCCGCCCTCATCATTGCTCCCATCAGCTCCAATGATCTCCAAAATGGCACCAGTACCTGGGTGTTCTAGGCGTTGCGAACGAGAGACATCACTTGCATCAGATACACATACCCACTCATGTTCCGCGCCAAGTGCCAGCGCCGGATTCGGCTGCTGTCGGCCAGCCCACCAAATCACAGGTGCTGCGAGCATCCGGCTGAGGGCGTCAACAGGTACCTCCGGCAGGTAGCCGGTATCCATCAATGCCTGTGCGGTAGCTTTTTCAAACCGACCCAGAATCTCCGCTACTGGCTCATTCGCGCGGGTAATGCCCGAAACAGCCTGCGGCCCAGGGATGATGCAGACTTGATCCGCATCGTAGCGAGAGTCATGCGCCTGCCATAGGGAGTCCGATCGCCACCAGCGACGAACCTCAGCATCGATAACCGGAACGAACGGCACAGGCTTGCCCGGGGTGCGGCAGAGCTCAGAGATAAAGAAGGTGACATCTGCTGGATGGAGCTGGGTATCCAGGTCTAGCAGGCCGGACAGTCGCGAGATTTCGCTGCGCGGCTGGGTGCGCAAGCTGTCGCCGTCGGCAAGCGCGGCAAACGTGCCCGCGTCGACTGCACTTAGTCGTGCCTCTACGCGGTCGACGAGTGCGACGAAGCGCGTCGACCACGTTGGATCGAGGAACGTCCCCTCGGGCGCGCACAATTCGAGATAGCGGTTCAGCACCTCGGCATACGTCATGGTGCTGACATCTCCGAAGTACGGCTTCGCGGTGGAGTTAATTGCCTCGATGATCTCCGCGCGTCGTTCGGTGACCTTAGTGAGGTCACCTGCGACTTCGTCAAGCAATCTGCCTGCGCGTGCTGCGGCGTTTTCAATTTCGTGGATATCAGCACCCAACTGGCTACGCCCCGACGCCATGCCATCCATGGCGCTACCG
The nucleotide sequence above comes from Corynebacterium amycolatum. Encoded proteins:
- a CDS encoding type I polyketide synthase; this encodes MKYEKLATLQTNVVNAPDLGTFAVTFAGQSQPWLDTLSSVMASGNSKKLREVFTRAEELLAPLDDDLIGQLPAGFDPFGWAISLVTDDPFTGDTTNPAVSVPGIVLAQLGIVELLAKQGINIDDAIAVTGHSQGVLTAEIVAHPEKAAELLALARLIGVACARGSRVAGFGRAPMMSISGLTVEELEPFLSQDCVIGLKNTQTTSVVIGKQDELEQLAEQLTAQQQKGRAVECTVLPVSGAFHHPALAPAAAWVVERAERIGLDAETADWLARAILVDSSDWSAEVRGLIDQGATTILDLGPHTGVVKLTERNAEGYGVAVIAAATAAGRSILSESDIEYPTSWLEFAPRLVTGVKPRVETKFTKLTGRSPILLGGMTPTTVDPEIVAAAANAGFWAELAGGGQVTPEIFEANVARLSELLEEGRSAQFNTMFLDPYLWGLHIGSRRLLPRAVAAGRPIDGVTISAGIPEVDEAVELVKQLREGGIPYISFKPGTIAQIESVLEIADTLAQHGTPYPIIMQVEGGRAGGHHSWEDLDDLLINTYAKIRRRDVVLAVGGGIGKPEQSRDYLMGTWSTRYGLAPMPVDAVIIGTAAMAAKESTASESVKQMLVDTVGTDNWIPAGSAMDGMASGRSQLGADIHEIENAAARAGRLLDEVAGDLTKVTERRAEIIEAINSTAKPYFGDVSTMTYAEVLNRYLELCAPEGTFLDPTWSTRFVALVDRVEARLSAVDAGTFAALADGDSLRTQPRSEISRLSGLLDLDTQLHPADVTFFISELCRTPGKPVPFVPVIDAEVRRWWRSDSLWQAHDSRYDADQVCIIPGPQAVSGITRANEPVAEILGRFEKATAQALMDTGYLPEVPVDALSRMLAAPVIWWAGRQQPNPALALGAEHEWVCVSDASDVSRSQRLEHPGTGAILEIIGADGSNDEGGEDLVWAQLTVPLPDAAGENTKLRIRLCQSAAVGAVPVVKHEDAAAAMRELTRIAAGGELANVVDGVAEWESVWDPMAMADYDAVTIAAAGDESQAAVPDALVGHAWPAIFAAVAQARTETGIDVVEGMLALVHLEHHIRMIGALPQKTTTLRISARVDEIVDTDLGRLVVVRAEVRDGDTLLATLSECFAIRGRNGGETARTNTVPFPTVTDTPRSFRGALTVEAPKAMEPFSCVTGDRNPIHVDSRAAALAGLPGVIVHGMWLSAMAEHAAVATSDAGIGNRVIEFTATMLSPVLPGQEVKFSVERRGFDDRPGAGEVREVTATVDGELVLTATAVIAAPKTAYVFPGQGIQSQGMGLSARTRSVAARRVWDQADAMTREKLGFSVLAIVRDNPVEVVVDGVRYFHPEGVLNLTQFTQVAMATLGLAQVAELREAGLLDETAHFAGHSVGEYNALAALAGALDADAVLEVVYRRGLTMHELVERDEQGRSNYGLCALRPDKIGVGEDEVTEFVNRLSQEIGEFLEVVNLNLAGKQYAVAGTVAGLAALAEQCERRSSDGKGYVRIPGIDVPFHSSVLRDGVDSFRKHLERLLPAEIAPELLVGRYIPNLTATSFELTEKFVRQMAAVVDSDILENILADFDSAAENPARLARMLLVELLAWQFCSPVRWIETQDLLLEDLGVSRIVEVGVGTAPTLANLAARTCQLPRHRSRDIRVLNLERDADAVFMRDQIQPEKTEPESEVTTEQDSAQALSGESGAAGETGEAGAAAPTVSPDQSAATEQSTTITSAATPATEVADIAVSPAQALEVLICQWTKVRPDQLGAADSIETLVDGVSSRRNQLLLDLGVEFDLGSIEGAADAELADLKDKIDSLASAYSAFGPILSEAIADGIRRITGPAGAGANYLDDYVLGEWQLGKGWATAVSAEVMLGTREGASLRGGDLAHLAPAAPTNTAELNQLIDEAILAVATQRGVAVAKPSASDSGAGVVDSAALTEFADKLTGQRGILATAARTILEQLGHEITDDIDFDAEDADSNLVNLVTAELGADWPKLVTPTFTPTKAVLLDDRWATSRDDLARLWVAADGHVAGTAPGSIHETAVEQAQWWAAKADEAGRTQLASIYRQLADEVITNVDELPMSSDIAVVTGASPNSIGSAVTAQLLSQGATVVVTTSRLGRERLSFYKQLYRVNAQGEAKLWVVPANLSSFQDLDSLIDWIGTEQTTTIGAEVVVTKPALSPTLLFPFAAPTVSGSLADAGPASETQMRLLLWSVERLIAGMSALGVDNNLQHRLHVVLPGSPNRGRFGGDGAYGEAKAALDAVVARWNVEDAWRTRTTLAHAQIGWVRGTNLMGGNDPLVAAVEAKGVRTFSTEEMAAELIELASSETRKNAQTRPIQADLTGGLGDVDLNIAQLAQEAAQAAGLSAQNSEVASGARSQEPSSSRVLSSLPSPRRPISQTTPTFGDIAAAPEDMVVIVGAGELGPYGSSRTRFEAEVDDISAAGIVELAWSMGLISYEGGWRDADGQPLAESDIASRYRDEVLARVGVRRYADDGDLVDNTMTELTTVYLDRALSFAVRDRAAAETFVSSNPDNTTASFDAETGQWLVTRAAGTPVQVPRRMAMSRYVGGQIPQGFDPARYGIPADMMDNLDRVSLWNIVCTVDAFLSSGFSPAQLLEAVNPARVSSTQGTGIGAMESLRSLYIDGLLGQPRANDVLQEALPNVIAAHVMQSYVGGYGQMIHPVAACATAAVSVEEGVDKIALGKADFVVAGGFDDLSAEGITGFGDMAATADSATMEDKGIDHAYFSRPNDRRRGGFVESQGGGTVLLARGDIARDMGLPVLGVVAYAQSFADGAHTSIPAPGLGALAAAQGGEKSRLARALAALDVTGDQVAVLSKHDTSTNANDPNESELHERIADELGRERSNPLLVVSQKSLTGHAKGGAAAFQIIGLTQVLRSGIVPGNRSLDCVDPALAEHSRLVWPTKAVNFGNTLPLKAGFVTSLGFGHVSALVAVVHPEAFYQAIVQHDGAEAAERWRSAAHNREAAGLRRIDEAIYGGETLYERPRERNLADGGRFGSPAALEKAVLLSDGARLIDGVLQP